A region from the Leishmania panamensis strain MHOM/PA/94/PSC-1 chromosome 20 sequence genome encodes:
- a CDS encoding beta-galactosyltransferase, putative (TriTrypDB/GeneDB-style sysID: LpmP.20.0510): MVLHHSGKKLLRGDGGVFRRVALMPLMFIFAVITILILPGFLEQTTEATYPPSLTTVLAPTTTRESTQAPSGSFDRYLDCLAARISVDRHTATEYPFPNDNISIPYIVLPVTVEEPTMISLMCNLTVHIRRLVYVQNGSVPSMTAFLDAVMAAFHSTRRVRVMRKRGNFGYATALNMALRDFLQLPFDEAPFFFMANNDVLLPGGMMEKALPLFYSASREGRDMLDALEAEVATEPNEHTPQRFRDVPLRSTDARHALVTSRLLPDRIRYQSLEQRRTAFAGFYGDLYPDTLDQTAFWAVTRLALEVTGYFDENCYPAYHEDTDMIERLRLLGFKALRVSGWEETPVLHIVGGSQIAALKSLALPMSNEAQAFLKGSRAIIHRLFSTRYESEKCRSAMWCKSTKVAPSKQNGMPLDAFVIYQQRVCTIEQLEEQLIDRLLADPSISYTTAIRMLVNAEQDLGNIDRFLIDGTSYYRNGSTLRLLTDCAALLPSRPLFR; the protein is encoded by the coding sequence ATGGTCCTCCACCATTCAGGCAAGAAGCTCTTGCggggcgacggcggtgtctTCCGTCGAGTTGCCCTGATGCCACTCATGTTCATTTTCGCCGTCATTACCATCTTGATCCTCCCAGGGTTCCTGGAGCAGACAACGGAAGCAACTTaccctccttccctcactACCGTACTGGCGCCTACCACAACGCGTGAGTCCACCCAGGCGCCATCAGGCTCCTTTGACCGGTACCTCGACTGCCTCGCTGCTCGCATCAGCGTTGACCGCCACACCGCGACGGAGTACCCCTTCCCCAACGACAACATCAGTATCCCGTACATTGTTCTACCCGTCACAGTAGAGGAGCCCACGATGATATCGCTCATGTGCAACCTCACTGTGCACATTCGACGCCTTGTGTACGTGCAGAACGGCTCCGTGCCCAGCATGACCGCCTTCCTAGACGCCGTCATGGCCGCCTTCCACTCGACACGGCGCGTGCGAGTCATGCGCAAACGCGGCAACTTCGGCTACGCAACCGCACTTAACATGGCGTTACGCGACTTCCTGCAGCTCCCCTTCGATGAAGCACCGTTCTTTTTCATGGCTAACAatgacgtgctgctgcccggcGGCATGATGGAAaaagcgctgccgctcttctaCAGCGCATCCCGCGAAGGCCGCGACATGCTGGACGCGCTGGAGGCAGAGGTAGCGACGGAGCCAAACGAGCACACGCCACAACGCTTCCGcgacgtgccgctgcgctctaCAGACGCCCGCCATGCGCTGGTGACGTCACGCCTGCTGCCCGACCGCATCCGTTACCAATCActggagcagcgccgtaCCGCGTTCGCGGGATTCTACGGCGATCTTTACCCGGATACTCTTGACCAAACAGCATTCTGGGCGGTGACCCGACTCGCGCTGGAGGTGACAGGCTACTTCGATGAGAATTGTTACCCCGCTTACCATGAGGACACGGACATGATTGAGCGTCTTCGCCTGCTTGGCTTCAAAGCGCTTCGGGTCTCAGGGTGGGAGGAGACACCGGTGCTACACATCGTGGGTGGATCGCAGATTGCAGCGCTGAAGAGCCTTGCGCTTCCGATGAGTAACGAGGCACAGGCCTTCCTGAAGGGATCCCGCGCTATCATACACCGGCTTTTTTCAACGAGATACGAATCCGAGAAGTGTAGAAGTGCGATGTGGTGTAAATCCACGAAAGTTGCGCCAAGCAAGCAGAACGGCATGCCGCTGGACGCCTTTGTCATTTACCAACAGCGCGTCTGCACCATCGAGCAGctcgaggagcagctgatCGACAGACTTCTAGCTGACCCATCCATATCGTACACGACCGCCATTCGAATGCTGGTCAACGCTGAGCAGGATCTGGGGAACATCGATCGTTTTCTAATCGACGGGACCTCCTACTACCGCAACGGATCCACCCTGCGCCTCCTGACCGACtgtgcggcactgctgcccaGCCGCCCACTTTTCAGGTAA
- a CDS encoding splicing factor PTSR1 interacting protein, putative (TriTrypDB/GeneDB-style sysID: LpmP.20.0520), with amino-acid sequence MDVIPPEYDSVTRERVYRQEWLEYFHYIGFESAIRDYPAEYHALFPRGHHKPPAIPPPLPIGGATSHTAPTSATEAKMFIADDDDKVTGDDSDTDESWSSLISSSSSSDASTTHDTTRGNARTESAERTAREERGSRRPALSRHYDRHHTSSHHRDRGSDERRRRHRSDEEERGHRHRHHSSRGGDYDHSSSSGPSRRRRRSGDRDDRDERRTSRSHGGEESSRRYRREAISSSSRTRASDDRREDALRRRENAYRR; translated from the coding sequence ATGGATGTGATCCCTCCGGAGTACGACTCGGTGACTCGAGAACGCGTGTACCGGCAGGAATGGCTCGAATACTTTCACTACATCGGCTTCGAGAGTGCGATACGCGATTACCCGGCAGAGTACcacgccctcttccctcgtgGACATCACAAGCCGCCTGCCATACCGCCTCCACTTCCTATTGGGGGTGCGACATCTCATACGGCACCCACCTCAGCAACCGAGGCAAAGATGTTCATTGccgacgatgacgacaaAGTGACCGGCGATGACAGCGACACCGACGAGAGTTGGTCATCGctcatctcttcctcatcgtcCTCTGATGCCTCCACGACACACGATACAACCCGTGGGAACGCGCGGACCGAAAGTGCTGAGAGGACAGCTCGCGAAGAGCGCGGCAGTCGCCGGCCAGCGTTGAGCCGCCACTATGATCGCCACCACACaagcagccaccaccgcgatCGAGGCAGTGATGagcgccggcggcgacaccgcagtgacgaggaggagcggggcCATCGGCATCGGCACCACAGCTCGCGAGGAGGCGACTAtgaccacagcagcagcagcggccctagccgccgccgcaggcgCTCTGGTGACCGAGATGACCGTGACGAGCGACGAACTTCGCGCTCGCACGGTGGTGAGGAAAGTAGTCGTCGCTACCGCCGAGAGgcaatcagcagcagctcacgtACTCGTGCCTCTGACGACCGCCGcgaggatgcgctgcgccgccgcgagaACGCGTATCGGCGATAG